A single Kwoniella bestiolae CBS 10118 chromosome 8, complete sequence DNA region contains:
- a CDS encoding 40S ribosomal protein eS25 — translation MPPQVKSKAQKAAAAMAGSKAGKKKKWSKGKVKDKANNAVVLDKAVYDRILKEVPTYKLISQSVLIDRMKINGSLARRAIAFLEKEGHIKRVVHHHAQLIYTRAIAAKD, via the exons caagtcaaagGCCCAAAAGGCCGCTGCCGCCATGGCCGGTTCCAAagctgg taagaagaagaagtggtCCAAGGGTAAGGTGAAGGACAAGGCCAACAACGCCGTCGTCTTGGACAAGGCTGTTTA CGACCGAATCCTCAAGGAAGTCCCCACTTACAAACTCATCTCTCAATCCGTCCTCATCGACCGAATGAAGATCAACGGATCCCTCGCCCGACGAGCCATCGCTTTCCTCGAAAAGGAAGGTCACATCAAGAGAGTAGTCCACCACCACGCTCAATTGATCTACACCCGAGCCATCGCCGCCAAGGATTAA